The proteins below come from a single Gordonia sp. X0973 genomic window:
- the mftC gene encoding mycofactocin radical SAM maturase (MftC is a radical SAM/SPASM enzyme that catalyzes the first two steps in biosynthesis of the electron carrier mycofactocin from the terminal Val-Tyr dipeptide of the precursor peptide MftA.), whose product MTTLERPAALPAEAKPPVAVGRLVDQFERGLDAPICLTWELTYACNLACVHCLSSSGKRDPRELSTQQCKAIIDELQRMQVFYVNVGGGEPTVRPDFWELVDYATDHQVGVKFSTNGLRITPDVAARLAASDYVDVQISLDGATAEVNDAVRGPGSFDMAVRALENLRDAGFADAKISVVMTRHNVAQLDEFKALADRYNATLRITRMRPSGRGADVWDDLHPLPHQQRELYDWLVAHGDGVLTGDSFFHLSAFAGDSGAGGGLPGLNLCGAGRVVCLIDPIGDVYACPFAIHENFLAGNITTDGGFQEIWQRSDLFTSLREPQSAGACASCNHFDACRGGCMAAKFFTGLPLDGPDPECVQGYGEALLAGERSKPTANKDHSRGVPLQLMTRPPSRDCDENPLAGFMPTTANGCSSSACGTC is encoded by the coding sequence ATGACCACCCTCGAACGCCCCGCAGCGCTTCCCGCCGAGGCGAAGCCGCCGGTCGCCGTCGGCCGTCTCGTCGACCAGTTCGAGCGCGGCCTCGATGCGCCGATCTGCCTGACCTGGGAGCTGACCTACGCCTGCAACCTGGCGTGTGTGCACTGCCTCTCGTCGTCGGGCAAGCGCGACCCGCGCGAGCTGTCCACGCAGCAGTGCAAGGCGATCATCGACGAGCTGCAGCGGATGCAGGTCTTCTACGTCAACGTCGGCGGCGGGGAGCCGACGGTGCGCCCGGATTTCTGGGAACTCGTCGACTACGCCACCGACCACCAGGTGGGCGTGAAGTTTTCCACCAATGGGCTGCGCATCACCCCGGATGTCGCGGCACGCCTGGCGGCGTCGGATTACGTCGACGTGCAGATCTCCCTCGACGGCGCGACCGCTGAGGTCAACGACGCCGTCCGCGGTCCCGGCTCCTTCGACATGGCCGTGCGCGCGCTGGAGAACCTGCGCGACGCGGGGTTTGCCGACGCCAAGATCAGCGTCGTCATGACGCGACACAACGTCGCGCAACTCGACGAGTTCAAAGCGCTCGCCGACCGGTACAACGCGACGCTGCGCATCACCCGCATGCGCCCGTCGGGTCGCGGCGCCGACGTGTGGGACGACCTGCACCCCCTGCCGCACCAGCAGCGCGAGCTCTACGACTGGCTCGTCGCCCACGGCGACGGCGTGCTGACCGGCGACTCCTTCTTCCACCTCTCCGCCTTCGCGGGGGATTCGGGCGCCGGGGGCGGGCTCCCCGGGCTCAACCTGTGCGGCGCCGGACGCGTCGTGTGCCTGATCGACCCGATCGGCGACGTCTACGCCTGCCCGTTCGCGATCCACGAGAACTTCCTCGCCGGCAACATCACCACCGACGGCGGATTCCAGGAGATCTGGCAGCGCTCCGACCTGTTCACCTCGCTACGGGAGCCGCAAAGCGCCGGGGCCTGCGCGTCGTGCAACCACTTCGACGCCTGTCGCGGCGGCTGCATGGCGGCCAAGTTCTTCACCGGCCTGCCGCTCGACGGCCCCGACCCGGAATGCGTCCAGGGCTACGGCGAAGCGCTGTTGGCCGGTGAGCGCAGCAAGCCGACCGCCAACAAGGACCATTCCCGCGGTGTCCCGCTGCAGCTCATGACCCGGCCGCCGTCGCGGGACTGCGACGAGAATCCGCTCGCCGGCTTCATGCCGACCACCGCCAACGGCTGCTCCTCGTCGGCCTGCGGCACCTGCTGA
- a CDS encoding nuclear transport factor 2 family protein has product MSTTMPAAVTAFVEAVNRHDESTFLDAFTADGFVDDWGRIFTGRDDIKAWSDKEFIGAEGTMTVNEVSTTGNATTVVADWRSNWANGLSKFIFAVDGDHIASMTIREG; this is encoded by the coding sequence ATGAGCACGACCATGCCCGCCGCGGTCACCGCCTTCGTCGAGGCCGTCAACCGTCACGACGAATCCACCTTCCTCGACGCCTTCACCGCCGACGGCTTCGTCGACGACTGGGGCCGGATCTTCACCGGCCGCGACGACATCAAGGCCTGGAGCGACAAGGAGTTCATCGGGGCCGAGGGCACGATGACGGTGAACGAGGTGAGCACCACGGGCAACGCGACCACGGTGGTCGCCGACTGGCGGAGCAACTGGGCCAACGGCCTGAGCAAATTCATCTTCGCCGTCGACGGCGACCACATCGCCTCGATGACCATCCGAGAGGGATAG
- a CDS encoding NAD(P)/FAD-dependent oxidoreductase, translating into MTDKLAPEATVVIVGAGLGGVRVAENLRAGGHTGPVVMIGAEAHPPYDRPPLSKKVLTEAIGRVDLKADEFYADSSIDLRMGERVASVDPGAKSVTVTKADGTSYTQDYDALVLATGLLPRPFPGVAGVDGVFTLRTVEDAQRIAEAASAGGQAVVIGAGFIGCEVAASLHTLGLAVTLVEPAPTPLAQAVGTQIGALVTRQHVEKGVDVRAGIGVDEIVAEAGKVIGVRLSDGTLVDADLVVVGIGSTPVVDYLDGSGIELASREVGGGVACNEVGRAGVDGVYALGDMANWRDHGGTQRRAEHWNHTVEQAAIVAAALLGTDHAVVPAVPYFWSDQYDLKIQVLGWPKPDDDVHIVDDDGHKWLAYFSRDGMLTAVAGAGKIGAVMKTRPKLVTPTPIADVLA; encoded by the coding sequence ATGACAGACAAGCTGGCGCCCGAGGCGACGGTGGTGATCGTCGGGGCCGGGTTGGGCGGTGTGCGGGTGGCCGAGAACCTGCGGGCCGGCGGCCACACCGGGCCCGTGGTGATGATCGGTGCCGAGGCGCATCCACCCTACGACCGTCCGCCGCTGTCGAAGAAGGTCCTCACCGAGGCGATCGGGCGCGTCGATCTGAAGGCAGACGAGTTCTATGCCGACTCCTCGATCGACCTGCGGATGGGCGAGCGCGTCGCATCGGTGGACCCGGGGGCGAAGTCGGTGACCGTGACGAAAGCCGACGGCACGTCCTATACGCAGGACTACGACGCGCTGGTCCTCGCCACCGGACTGCTGCCGCGGCCCTTTCCGGGCGTGGCGGGGGTCGACGGGGTGTTCACGCTGCGGACCGTCGAGGACGCCCAGCGCATCGCCGAGGCCGCGTCGGCAGGCGGACAGGCCGTCGTCATCGGCGCCGGGTTCATCGGATGCGAGGTCGCTGCGTCGCTGCACACGCTGGGTTTGGCGGTCACCCTCGTCGAACCGGCGCCGACGCCGCTCGCCCAGGCGGTCGGCACCCAGATCGGCGCACTCGTCACCCGCCAGCACGTCGAGAAGGGCGTGGACGTGCGGGCCGGGATCGGTGTCGACGAGATCGTCGCAGAGGCCGGCAAGGTGATCGGGGTAAGACTGTCCGACGGGACGCTGGTCGACGCCGACCTCGTCGTCGTCGGCATAGGTTCGACGCCGGTCGTCGACTATCTCGACGGCTCCGGAATCGAGTTGGCCAGCCGCGAGGTCGGCGGTGGAGTCGCCTGCAACGAGGTCGGGCGCGCCGGCGTCGACGGGGTGTACGCACTCGGCGACATGGCCAATTGGCGCGACCACGGCGGCACCCAGCGCCGGGCCGAGCATTGGAACCACACCGTCGAGCAGGCGGCGATCGTCGCGGCGGCGCTGCTGGGCACCGATCATGCCGTCGTGCCGGCCGTGCCCTACTTCTGGAGCGACCAGTACGACCTCAAGATCCAGGTGCTCGGCTGGCCCAAACCTGACGACGACGTACACATCGTCGACGACGACGGGCACAAGTGGCTCGCCTACTTCAGTCGCGACGGGATGCTGACCGCCGTGGCCGGAGCCGGGAAGATCGGCGCCGTGATGAAGACGCGGCCCAAGCTCGTGACCCCGACGCCGATCGCGGACGTGTTGGCTTGA
- the mftA gene encoding mycofactocin precursor MftA (Mycofactocin is a small molecule electron carrier derived from the final two amino acids, Val-Tyr, of MftA, the mycofactocin precursor. It plays a role in redox homeostasis and the metabolism of alcohols and aldehydes in Actinobacteria, including Mycobacterium tuberculosis.) — MADQETVVDTELVSESLVEEVSIDGMCGVY; from the coding sequence ATGGCCGATCAAGAAACCGTCGTCGACACCGAACTCGTCAGCGAGTCGCTTGTCGAGGAAGTCTCGATCGACGGGATGTGCGGGGTCTACTGA
- a CDS encoding type II toxin-antitoxin system VapC family toxin, translating into MIVLDAAVVIAHLSTSDPHSDAAGDILDTEEELAIHPLSLAEVLVHPAHTGQDVAIFERLTTRLGIETVTPTPTEPIELARLRAQTKLKMPGCCALVAAERLGAHLATFDRRLAEVARGRGVRVIAN; encoded by the coding sequence GTGATCGTCTTGGACGCGGCCGTGGTGATCGCGCATCTGAGCACCTCCGATCCCCACTCCGACGCGGCAGGCGACATCCTCGACACCGAGGAGGAACTCGCCATCCACCCGTTGTCGCTCGCCGAGGTCTTGGTCCATCCGGCACACACCGGCCAGGACGTGGCTATTTTCGAACGCCTGACGACCCGACTGGGCATCGAAACCGTGACGCCGACGCCCACGGAACCGATCGAACTCGCCCGCCTGCGCGCCCAGACCAAGCTCAAGATGCCCGGCTGTTGTGCGCTGGTGGCCGCCGAACGACTGGGCGCCCACTTGGCAACCTTCGACCGGCGCCTCGCCGAGGTGGCGCGCGGTCGCGGGGTTCGCGTCATCGCGAACTGA
- a CDS encoding mycofactocin-coupled SDR family oxidoreductase, translating into MGQFDGQVVYITGIARGQGRNHAIRFAREGASIIGLDIASPVADHQTYPTATEADLAETVRLVEEAGGKLLARRGDIRDLAFQQELVAEGIETFGRLDHVVANAGILTWGLTWELTEEQFADVVDVNLVGTWKTLKAVIPPMIEARSGGSITIISSTAGLKAMPMQSSYSASKFGLRGLAQSAAKELGPKRIRVNTVHPYAVHTPMALEDTEAFKAFDTFGEHFPSMMNHYPVATLDDLSDAVLYLATAKAVTGAEFAIDMGSSKV; encoded by the coding sequence ATGGGACAGTTCGACGGCCAAGTCGTCTACATCACCGGCATCGCCCGAGGTCAGGGTCGCAATCACGCGATCCGTTTCGCGCGGGAGGGGGCGTCGATCATCGGTCTCGACATCGCCTCGCCGGTCGCCGACCATCAGACCTACCCGACGGCCACCGAGGCCGATCTGGCCGAGACCGTCCGCCTCGTCGAGGAGGCCGGGGGCAAGCTCCTGGCCCGCCGGGGCGACATCCGCGACCTGGCCTTCCAGCAGGAGTTGGTGGCCGAGGGGATCGAGACCTTCGGCCGTCTCGACCACGTCGTGGCGAACGCCGGCATCCTCACCTGGGGGCTCACCTGGGAGCTGACCGAGGAGCAGTTCGCCGATGTCGTCGACGTCAACCTCGTCGGCACCTGGAAGACGCTGAAAGCGGTCATCCCCCCGATGATCGAGGCGCGCAGCGGCGGGTCCATCACGATCATCTCGTCGACGGCGGGCCTGAAAGCGATGCCGATGCAGTCGTCGTACTCCGCGTCGAAATTCGGGTTGCGCGGTCTGGCCCAATCGGCCGCCAAGGAACTCGGCCCCAAGCGGATTCGCGTCAACACCGTCCACCCGTACGCGGTACACACGCCGATGGCGTTGGAGGACACTGAGGCGTTCAAGGCCTTCGACACCTTCGGCGAGCACTTCCCGTCGATGATGAACCACTACCCGGTGGCGACCCTCGACGACCTCTCCGATGCGGTGCTCTACCTGGCGACCGCGAAGGCGGTGACCGGGGCGGAGTTCGCGATCGACATGGGGTCGTCGAAGGTCTGA
- a CDS encoding ferredoxin--NADP reductase, protein MADLTPHGSRSVILTVAEVVDETADARSIVFEVPEVMGEKFTDYDPGQFLTLRIPSDQTGSVARCYSLASSPRTDALPKVTVKRTPDGYGSNWVCDNLAAGSQIEALPPSGVFTPANIHVPLLLIAAGSGVTPVMSILKFALKTGTGPITFFYANRSENDVIFAAELRGLQQANPGRLTVVHWLESLQGLPDVRALATFFKPMAGTHSAYICGPGPFMDAVHEGLSKAKFDHHDVHTEVYNSLSGDPFVDVEHEEVSEEEAASAAHVEVELDGETHELVWPRSRTLIDVMLAAGLDAPYSCQEGECGSCACTLSEGTVEMENSGALDPDDIADGYILGCQARPTSDSLKIEF, encoded by the coding sequence ATGGCCGACTTGACCCCGCACGGCTCGCGCAGCGTCATCCTGACCGTGGCCGAGGTCGTCGACGAGACCGCCGACGCCCGCAGCATCGTGTTCGAGGTTCCCGAGGTTATGGGCGAGAAGTTCACCGACTACGACCCCGGTCAGTTCCTCACCCTGCGCATACCGAGCGACCAGACCGGCTCGGTCGCGCGGTGCTACTCGCTCGCCTCGTCGCCGCGGACCGACGCGCTGCCGAAGGTCACCGTCAAGCGCACCCCCGACGGCTACGGGTCCAACTGGGTCTGCGACAACCTGGCCGCCGGGTCGCAGATCGAGGCGCTTCCCCCGTCGGGTGTCTTCACCCCCGCCAACATCCACGTGCCGCTGCTGCTGATCGCCGCCGGCTCCGGGGTCACCCCGGTGATGTCGATCCTCAAGTTCGCACTCAAGACGGGCACCGGGCCCATCACCTTCTTCTACGCCAACCGCAGCGAGAACGACGTGATCTTCGCCGCCGAGCTGCGCGGGCTGCAGCAGGCCAACCCCGGGCGGCTCACCGTCGTGCATTGGCTGGAATCGCTGCAGGGGCTGCCCGACGTGCGGGCGCTCGCGACGTTCTTCAAGCCGATGGCCGGCACCCACTCCGCCTACATCTGCGGACCCGGGCCGTTCATGGACGCCGTTCACGAAGGGTTGTCGAAGGCGAAGTTCGACCACCACGACGTGCACACCGAGGTCTACAACTCGCTCTCCGGCGACCCGTTCGTCGACGTCGAGCACGAAGAGGTGTCCGAGGAGGAGGCCGCGTCGGCCGCGCACGTGGAGGTCGAGCTCGACGGCGAGACACACGAACTCGTCTGGCCGCGGTCGCGGACCCTGATCGACGTGATGCTGGCGGCCGGCCTCGACGCGCCCTACTCGTGCCAGGAGGGTGAGTGCGGGTCCTGCGCGTGCACGCTCAGCGAGGGCACCGTCGAGATGGAGAACTCCGGGGCGCTGGACCCCGACGACATCGCCGACGGTTACATCCTCGGCTGCCAGGCGCGCCCGACGTCGGACAGTCTCAAGATCGAGTTCTGA
- the mftD gene encoding pre-mycofactocin synthase MftD (MftD, an enzyme found in the mycofactocin biosynthesis locus, performs an oxidative deamination of 3-amino-5-[(p-hydroxyphenyl)methyl]-4,4-dimethyl-2-pyrrolidinone (AHDP). The resulting compound, now called pre-mycofactocin (PMFT), is a biologically active redox cofactor that can oxidize the non-exchangeable NADH of TIGR03971 family SDR-type oxidoreductases.) yields MSKFAELMERNPWRRNPWFETVGEAQRRAQKRLPKTVYSSLVAGTQAGITLTDNVEAYNELGFAPHVIGVAPERNLATTVMGQEISFPVLISPTGVQAVDPDGEVAVARAAANRGTAMGLSSFASKPVEEVTAVNDKIFFQIYWLGSRDDILARAQRAKEAGCKGLIVTTDWVFNVGRDWGSPEIPERVDAKAVAKLAPEMVTKPRYALSWFRDGKLIIPDLSAPNIAHKGEPGPTFFDVYGTWMNTPPPTWEDIKWLREQWDGPFMVKGISRIDDAKRAVDIGASAISVSNHGGNNLDGTPATIRVLGPIADEVGKDVEVLLDGGIRRGSDVVKALALGAKAVMIGRAYLWGLAANGQAGVENVLDLLRMGIDSSLMGLGKADVADLDRGDLIIPAGFEREYGD; encoded by the coding sequence GTGTCCAAGTTCGCCGAGTTGATGGAGCGCAACCCGTGGCGCCGCAACCCGTGGTTCGAGACCGTGGGGGAGGCGCAGCGCCGCGCGCAGAAGCGGTTGCCGAAGACGGTCTACTCGTCGCTGGTCGCGGGCACCCAGGCGGGTATCACGCTGACCGACAACGTCGAGGCCTACAACGAACTCGGCTTCGCCCCGCACGTCATCGGCGTCGCGCCGGAGCGCAACCTCGCGACGACGGTCATGGGCCAGGAGATCTCCTTCCCGGTGCTCATCTCGCCGACCGGCGTGCAGGCGGTCGATCCCGACGGTGAGGTCGCCGTCGCCCGCGCCGCCGCCAACCGCGGTACCGCGATGGGGCTGTCGAGCTTCGCCAGCAAGCCCGTCGAAGAGGTCACCGCGGTCAACGACAAGATCTTCTTCCAGATCTACTGGCTCGGCAGCCGCGACGACATCCTGGCCCGCGCGCAGCGCGCCAAGGAGGCCGGCTGCAAGGGGCTGATCGTCACCACCGACTGGGTGTTCAACGTCGGGCGCGACTGGGGCAGCCCGGAGATCCCGGAGCGGGTCGACGCGAAGGCCGTCGCCAAGCTCGCCCCCGAGATGGTCACCAAGCCACGGTATGCGCTCAGCTGGTTCCGCGACGGAAAGCTGATCATCCCCGATCTCTCCGCGCCGAATATCGCGCACAAGGGCGAACCCGGCCCGACCTTCTTCGACGTCTACGGCACCTGGATGAATACGCCGCCGCCCACCTGGGAAGACATCAAGTGGTTGCGCGAGCAGTGGGACGGCCCGTTCATGGTCAAGGGCATCTCCCGGATCGACGACGCCAAGCGCGCCGTCGACATCGGGGCCAGCGCCATCTCCGTCTCCAACCACGGCGGCAACAATCTCGACGGCACGCCGGCGACGATCCGGGTGCTCGGCCCGATCGCCGACGAGGTGGGCAAGGACGTGGAGGTGCTGCTCGACGGGGGGATCCGCCGCGGCAGCGACGTGGTGAAGGCGTTGGCGCTCGGCGCGAAGGCCGTCATGATCGGGCGGGCCTACCTGTGGGGCCTGGCCGCCAACGGGCAGGCGGGGGTCGAGAACGTGCTCGACCTGCTGCGCATGGGCATCGACTCGTCGCTGATGGGCCTGGGCAAGGCCGACGTCGCCGACCTCGACCGCGGCGACCTGATCATCCCGGCCGGATTCGAGCGGGAGTACGGAGACTGA
- a CDS encoding DNA alkylation repair protein, whose protein sequence is MAVGDPARAASAAGFFKTGPGEYGEGDVFAGVSVPELRKLARGFRGTSLPTVAALLDDELHEVRMLALFLMVDGYERASDSARAEWVQGYRDAVAAGRVNNWDLVDSSARQILGAWCVASGDFDELVAYARREALWERRVGIVGTHAHLFVGDAAATLAVAPVVVDDRRDLIQKAFGWMLREMGKRVSRETLIGYLDAHAPELGRTALSYAVEHLDPDLRAHYRSLR, encoded by the coding sequence ATGGCCGTCGGCGACCCGGCGCGCGCCGCGTCCGCGGCCGGGTTCTTCAAGACCGGGCCGGGCGAATACGGCGAAGGGGACGTCTTCGCCGGCGTTTCGGTGCCGGAACTGCGCAAACTGGCGCGCGGATTTAGAGGCACATCGCTGCCGACGGTCGCGGCCCTGCTCGACGACGAGTTGCACGAGGTCCGGATGCTGGCGCTGTTCCTGATGGTCGACGGGTACGAGCGCGCGTCGGACTCCGCCCGCGCCGAGTGGGTGCAGGGCTATCGGGACGCCGTGGCGGCCGGTCGCGTCAACAACTGGGACCTGGTGGACTCGTCGGCGCGCCAGATCCTCGGCGCGTGGTGCGTGGCGTCGGGCGATTTCGACGAGCTGGTCGCCTATGCCCGACGAGAGGCGCTGTGGGAGCGGCGCGTCGGGATCGTCGGGACGCACGCGCACCTGTTCGTCGGCGATGCCGCCGCGACCCTGGCGGTCGCGCCCGTCGTCGTCGACGATCGGCGCGATCTGATCCAGAAGGCATTCGGCTGGATGCTGCGCGAGATGGGTAAGCGGGTCTCGCGCGAGACGTTGATCGGGTACCTCGACGCCCACGCGCCCGAGTTGGGTCGCACGGCACTGAGCTACGCCGTCGAGCATCTCGATCCCGATCTCCGCGCGCACTATCGCTCGCTGCGCTGA
- a CDS encoding LLM class F420-dependent oxidoreductase codes for MTAMRIGVQIQPQQAPDYGLIRDAVMRAEEIGVDIVFNWDHFFPLYGDPDGAHFECWTMLGAWAEQTSRVELGALVTCNSYRNPELLADMARTVDHISGGRLILGIGSGWFERDYDEYGYDFGTKGSRLDELAAAMPRIVERWGKLNPPPTRRIPVLIGGSGERKTLRIVAEYGDVWHSFADADAYRHKAEVLARHCADVGRDPSEITRSVAIGGRRKSVDELLREADAMADLGIGLLTVDAGGPDYDLAQAEAICRWRDQRNA; via the coding sequence ATGACCGCAATGCGCATCGGCGTCCAGATCCAACCCCAACAAGCCCCCGACTACGGACTGATCCGCGACGCGGTGATGCGGGCCGAGGAGATCGGCGTCGACATCGTTTTCAACTGGGACCACTTCTTCCCGCTGTACGGCGATCCCGATGGCGCGCATTTCGAATGCTGGACGATGCTGGGCGCCTGGGCCGAGCAGACGTCGCGCGTCGAACTCGGCGCACTCGTCACGTGCAATTCGTATCGCAATCCGGAGTTGTTGGCCGACATGGCCCGCACCGTCGATCACATCAGTGGCGGGCGGCTCATCCTCGGAATCGGCTCGGGCTGGTTCGAGCGGGACTACGACGAATACGGCTATGACTTCGGTACCAAGGGGTCCCGGCTCGACGAACTCGCGGCGGCGATGCCGAGGATCGTCGAGCGGTGGGGCAAGCTGAACCCGCCGCCGACTCGGAGGATCCCCGTGCTCATCGGCGGCAGCGGCGAGCGCAAGACGCTACGAATCGTCGCCGAGTATGGCGACGTCTGGCATTCGTTCGCCGACGCGGATGCGTACCGCCACAAGGCCGAGGTCCTCGCGCGTCATTGTGCCGACGTCGGGCGTGACCCGTCGGAGATCACGCGCTCGGTTGCCATCGGCGGTCGGCGCAAGTCGGTCGACGAGCTGTTGCGCGAAGCCGACGCGATGGCCGACCTCGGGATCGGCCTGCTCACCGTCGACGCTGGTGGACCGGACTACGACCTCGCGCAGGCCGAAGCGATCTGCCGGTGGCGGGATCAGCGCAACGCATAA
- the mftR gene encoding mycofactocin system transcriptional regulator (MftR, the mycofactocin system transcriptional regulator, is an uncharacterized TetR family DNA-binding transcription factor. Its role is inferred by context. It occurs as part of the biosynthesis locus for mycofactocin, a partially characterized electron carrier derived from the terminal Val-Tyr dipeptide of the precursor peptide MftA, through a radical SAM enzyme-mediated process.) — MSRQPITTTTRISEVAIDLFDRHGFEETSVDDIAAGAGIARRTLFRYFASKNAVAWGDFDVHLEQMRRLLDSLPNSLPLAEALATALVEFNDLPESEAPLHRRRMTLLLTVPALQAHSMLMYGDWRQAIAGYAARRLRGHPDEHLPQLIGWLALGTALAAYEQWLADDTDPSARRLRELLVEGSSLLAVGIDAALSRSTPAIG; from the coding sequence GTGAGCCGACAGCCGATCACGACCACGACGCGGATCAGCGAAGTGGCCATCGACCTGTTCGACCGCCACGGCTTCGAGGAGACGAGCGTCGACGACATCGCTGCGGGCGCGGGTATCGCCCGGCGCACCCTGTTCCGCTACTTCGCGTCGAAGAACGCCGTCGCGTGGGGTGATTTCGACGTCCACCTCGAGCAGATGCGACGACTGCTCGACAGCCTGCCGAACAGCCTCCCCCTCGCCGAGGCGCTGGCCACCGCCCTCGTCGAGTTCAACGACCTGCCGGAGAGCGAGGCGCCCCTGCACCGCCGTCGGATGACACTCCTGCTCACCGTCCCGGCGCTGCAGGCCCATTCGATGCTCATGTACGGCGACTGGCGTCAGGCGATCGCCGGGTATGCCGCGCGACGCCTGCGTGGGCACCCCGACGAGCACCTGCCGCAGCTGATCGGCTGGCTCGCACTCGGGACCGCGCTCGCGGCCTACGAACAGTGGCTGGCCGACGACACGGACCCGAGTGCGCGACGCCTGCGCGAACTCCTCGTCGAGGGCAGTAGCCTTCTCGCGGTCGGCATCGACGCCGCACTATCGCGCAGTACGCCCGCGATAGGATAA
- a CDS encoding SRPBCC family protein produces MRYRDQPTVEVEAKIGAAPERVWRSVADISLPVDQPGELYGAQWIDGASEPAVGAQFVGRNRSDFVGEWETLCTVVDVEPGRRWVWSVAAPEADPWAQWGFEVDPSRDGSVVRQFVRMGLGWSPLKGAIDAAPEKEGRIIAGRMAALREAMTANLEEVRRRCEGDS; encoded by the coding sequence ATGCGGTACCGCGACCAACCCACCGTCGAGGTGGAGGCGAAGATCGGCGCCGCGCCCGAGCGGGTGTGGCGAAGCGTCGCCGACATCAGCCTGCCGGTCGACCAGCCCGGGGAACTGTACGGCGCCCAGTGGATCGACGGTGCTTCCGAACCGGCGGTCGGCGCGCAGTTCGTCGGCCGCAACCGCAGTGATTTCGTCGGCGAGTGGGAGACGCTGTGCACCGTGGTCGACGTCGAGCCCGGGCGGCGCTGGGTCTGGAGTGTCGCGGCGCCGGAGGCGGATCCGTGGGCGCAGTGGGGATTCGAGGTCGACCCGTCGCGCGATGGTTCGGTCGTGCGCCAATTCGTCCGGATGGGCCTGGGGTGGTCGCCGCTCAAGGGGGCGATCGACGCCGCACCGGAGAAGGAGGGCCGGATCATCGCCGGCCGCATGGCCGCGCTGCGCGAGGCGATGACGGCGAATCTGGAAGAGGTTCGACGACGCTGCGAGGGCGATTCCTGA
- the mftB gene encoding mycofactocin biosynthesis chaperone MftB (MftB, a small protein, is a peptide chaperone that assists the radical SAM enzyme MftC in performing two modifications to the C-terminal Val-Tyr dipeptide of the mycofactocin precursor peptide, MftA. MftB's role is analogous to the role of PqqD in the biosynthesis of PQQ, a cofactor that derives entirely from a Tyr and a Glu in the precursor PqqA.): MTTATPVTRPGDRPSVAGTGVADDTPGRVARPGFDTRAAWTLNPKVAVRPEPFGALLYHFGTRKLSFLKNRTVVGIVQSLRTHPDAEAALADAGIDDSSRPLYVQALSALAESGMIIRREDPDQ, from the coding sequence ATGACCACCGCCACTCCGGTGACTCGTCCCGGTGACCGTCCGTCGGTCGCCGGGACGGGCGTCGCCGATGACACTCCCGGTCGCGTCGCGCGCCCGGGTTTCGACACCCGTGCCGCCTGGACGCTGAACCCCAAGGTCGCCGTGCGGCCCGAGCCGTTCGGCGCCCTGCTCTACCACTTCGGCACCCGCAAACTCTCCTTCCTCAAGAACCGGACCGTCGTCGGGATCGTGCAGTCCCTCAGGACGCATCCCGACGCGGAGGCCGCTCTCGCCGACGCGGGCATCGACGATTCGTCGCGCCCGCTGTACGTGCAGGCGCTGAGCGCCCTCGCCGAGTCCGGCATGATCATCCGCCGAGAGGATCCGGATCAATGA